Proteins encoded within one genomic window of Vidua macroura isolate BioBank_ID:100142 chromosome 2, ASM2450914v1, whole genome shotgun sequence:
- the LOC128804326 gene encoding C->U-editing enzyme APOBEC-1-like — MYRRKMRGMYISKRALRKHFDPRKYPHETYLLCELQWRGSHKFWQHWVRNDDSNDSHAEQYFLEEIFEPRSYNICDMTWYLSWSPCGQCCNIIQDFLEEQPNVNIDIRIARLYYVDCASNRRGLMELANSPGVTIELMEAEDYNYCWETFIQPGVDYHFSPRNFESAIERNRSRLEDILQGLHL; from the exons ATGTACAGGAGAAAGATGAGAGG caTGTACATATCTAAGAGGGCATTAAGAAAACACTTTGATCCCCGCAAGTATCCACACGAGACATACCTACTCTGTGAGCTTCAGTGGCGTGGGAGTCACAAGTTTTGGCAACACTGGGTCAGAAATGATGATAGTAACGATTCCCATGCAGAACAGTACTTCCTGGAGGAAATCTTTGAGCCAAGAAGCTACAATATCTGTGACATGACCTGGTACCTGTCCTGGAGCCCCTGTGGGCAGTGCTGCAACATAATACAGGATTTCCTGGAGGAGCAACCCAATGTGAACATAGACATACGCATAGCACGGCTCTACTACGTAGACTGTGCAAGCAACCGCAGAGGCCTGATGGAACTTGCCAACTCGCCGGGAGTAACCATTGAACTCATGGAAGCTGAAG ACTATAATTACTGTTGGGAGACCTTTATACAACCAGGTGTCGACTATCATTTCTCACCCAGGAACTTTGAATCAGCGATAGAGAGGAATCGTTCACGGCTCGAAGATATCCTTCAG